The proteins below are encoded in one region of Salmo salar chromosome ssa02, Ssal_v3.1, whole genome shotgun sequence:
- the LOC106590909 gene encoding zinc finger protein 436 gives MSSLNYSPPVKEEEVCWTEKETLGLNIVVKEEKEEEDVTVKQKVEGEAVTVKEEEKDVTVKEEEDGFRVKEEEDVTVKEEEEEKEEDAVFGVKEEKQGEITVILTEESGDLITIRERPDSDSRKSSSEETDPETPNQHHCSHCGKSFRWLGSLKMHERTHTGEKPYHCSHCGKDFTQLGALVGHERTHTGEKPYHCSHCGKSFRWLWVLKKHERIHTGEKPYHCSHCGNSFRWLVSLKTHERIHTGEKPFQCSQCEKSFRWSGSLKKHARKHTGEKPFQHTNTQEEKTYHCSHCEKTFSQSEDLKSHERIERLCSDLCF, from the exons atgagctccctaaactactcccctcctgttaaagaagaggaggtctgctggacggagaaagaaactctggggctgaacattgtcgtgaaagaggagaaggaagaggaggatgttacagtaaaacaaaaagtagagggtgaggctgttacagtgaaagaagaagagaaagacgttacagttaaagaagaggaagacgggttcagagtgaaagaggaggaagatgttacagtaaaagaagaggaggaagagaaagaggaggatgcagtttttggagtgaaggaggagaaacagggagagataaCGGTCATATTGACAGAGGAGTCTGGAGATCTGATTACCatca gagagagaccagactctgaCAGCAGGAAGAGTTCCTCAGAGGAAACAGACCCAGAGACGCCTAACCAACAccactgctcccactgtggaaagagttttaggtggttagggagcctgaaaatgcatgagagaacacatacaggagaaaagccctaccactgttcccactgtggaaaggaTTTTACTCAGTTAGGAGCCCTGGTTgggcatgagagaacacacacgggagagaagccttatcactgttcccactgtggaaagagttttaggtggTTATGGGTCCTGAAAAagcatgagagaatacatactggagagaagccttatcactgttCTCACTGTGGAAACAGTTTTAGGTGGTTAGTGAGCCTGAAaacgcatgagagaatacacacaggagaaaagcctttccaatgttcccagtgtgaaaagagttttaGGTGGTCGGGGAGTCTGAAAAAGCATGcgagaaaacacacaggagaaaagcctttccaacatactaatacacaggaggagaagacataccactgTTCTCATTGTGaaaagacattttcccagtcagaggacctgaaatcacacgagagaatagagaggctgtgttctgacttgtGTTTCTGA